A stretch of DNA from Sandaracinaceae bacterium:
TCGCTACCACTTCGCCGTGGGAACCGCCGGCAGCGCCTGCCTCGTGTGCCAGACCGTGCTGCCGATGCTGCTGGTCGCGGACGGCCCCAGCGAGGTGGTCTTCGAGGGCGGGACGCACGCCATGGGCGCCCCCTCGTACGACTTCTTCGCCAACGTGTTCGTGCCGGCCCTGCGCCGCATGGGTGTCGCGCTGGACGTGCAGCTGGACAAGCACGGGTTCTACCCGGCGGGCGGGGGGCGCTTCACGCTGCGCGTCTCGCCCGTGCGCGCGTGGACTCCGCTCGACCTGACCGCGCCCAGCCCGCTGCGGGTGAGCGCGGTGCGCGCGCTGGTGGCGAACCTGCCGTTCGCCATCGCGCAGCGCGAGCTGGTGCGGGCGGGCGACGCGCTCGGGGTCGCCGAAGAGCAGCGCATCGGTCGCGCCGTGAAGTCGGCTGGCCCTGGGAACGTGCTCATGGTGGAGCTCGCCTCGGAGCTGGGCCCGGAGCTGGTGACCGCTTTCGGCCGGCGCGCCGTGTCGTCGGAGGCCGTGGCCGAC
This window harbors:
- a CDS encoding RNA 3'-terminal phosphate cyclase, whose translation is MSEIHIDGSQGEGGGQVLRTSLALSAITGTPVHITRVRAKRSKPGLLRQHLTALRAAAEVAGARVTGDELGSGELRFAPGTPNAGRYHFAVGTAGSACLVCQTVLPMLLVADGPSEVVFEGGTHAMGAPSYDFFANVFVPALRRMGVALDVQLDKHGFYPAGGGRFTLRVSPVRAWTPLDLTAPSPLRVSAVRALVANLPFAIAQRELVRAGDALGVAEEQRIGRAVKSAGPGNVLMVELASELGPELVTAFGRRAVSSEAVADAAVAETQALTRAGVCVGPHLADQLLLPMALSGGGALRTLPLTLHSETNLEVIQRFLPLRVEREVEASTGITTLRLSRRS